DNA sequence from the Thunnus maccoyii chromosome 7, fThuMac1.1, whole genome shotgun sequence genome:
TCGGCTTCtttcatgtgaatattttctggtttcttaagtcctctatgatagtaaagtgaatatctttcaGTTGTGGagtgttggtcaggacaaaacaagacaatttaGGTTGCATCTTCAGCTTTGTGATCAACATCTCTCACAGTTTTCTgctattttataataaaaaaaaaacaaacacaaaaaatgatttgttgcaGCCATAGAGTCGACTATCAGTTGGAGTGTCAGTGTAGAAAGGAATTGAAGTGTAAGttaaagtttaattaaaaagaaTTGACTATCAGTTGGATTGTTCATGCTCAAAGGAGTTGAATTGTAGATTAAAGtgtaatataataatcattataaagtatatttgtgtagcacctttcaaaaccaatgttacaaagtgctttacacataactaacaataaaaacagaattacagGAATAAAATCTAAATGCAGACACCAGTAAAAACCAATGTTAGAAAGTAATTTACATAAacatgagattaaaaaaaatcccaaaaatgcagcacataaaacataatgagttgtcacataaaaaaatgactcataagCTAACcgataaaaatgagttttaagagGTGATTGAAAAGAAGATAATGAGTTGGTTAGTCTGAGCTCCTCAGGCAGCTTTAAATCTATGACACAAGTAATCACTGAAAGGAGTTGACTAACAGTAAGTGCTGAAACGAGCTGAAGTGTAAGTTATAGTCAACTCCTTTCAGTGTCTGAGTGCTGAAAGGAGTTGTTACTCACTGCTGGGAACAGTGGTGAGCTTGATAGAAAAGTGTTGTCCTCCTGCAGGCTGCTTCAGTGACGGGATTTAAAACCTATTTTTCTGTTGAAGCTCTAATTGCAGTAATAAACATCTTGAGCGTAAGCCCCGCTACTCATATTAAATCACATAATAGGTTTTCTCATTAGtttcatcattcatttggatACAGTGTACAAGCATAGAGTGTCAAGACATTAAGTTGGGACTCTCGTTTAATCCCTGTTTGCTCACACGCTCAATATAAAGCATTTTGCTTTAATTTATTCATCTGTACAGTTGAAAGGGATGAAAGTTGAAAACATCAGGAGGGAGACAGCTGGTCGATTATTACTGTGGTTGTACAGGAGTTGCTTTTTTATACCTCTTTTACCCTGGTCACACTGTGAGGGGAAGaatcacacacagactgacaagAGACAGACAATCTTCCTAACAACTTAAACccatctgtttttcattgtttattaaactgttattattttctttgaGCACAAGAGATGATACTGAAGTGAGACATTTATTACAGTGATCTTAATCAGGCAAACAAGACATGCATTCAAATACTCTGTGCATGTTTTatcttgtgctgctgctgtctttaTATTAATCTGACAGCATTGAAATTAGACTTGAAAGTACTGAAAGTATTAGTAGGGCCGACCAAGTAAAACTGGTGTTGAGACTGTTGTGACTTTTGCATAAAAGTGAGACGcatttattcagacatgagaccaaGACGTTAAATTGCCACCATATTTATGTTAAGAGTTTCATGTAAGTGTGATTACTGAAGCGAGTGGATGTGTAAGTGCGGAAAAGAGCTGAAGTGGGAGTTAAAATAATCACTGAAAGGTGTTGACTGTCAGTTGAAGAGTTGGTGCTAAAAGGAGTTAAAGTGTAcgataaattattaaattaattgtaaTTATGTGAAGGAGTTGACAACTGAATCAGTTCAAGTGTAAGCACTGAAGGCAGTtaagtgaaaacactgaaaggaGTTGAAGCGTAAGCTCTGTAGTGTATAAAACGCTTCTCATTTCCTATTTCTTATTTCTCTCTTCAGGAGGTTGGACCGAATTCGTCGGGAGATGTCAACAGACTCTGTCAGCACGAGACCAGAGCCGGAACCCTCCCTCCCGTCAACCCCACCTCCCTGGACTATGGAGCCTCCTCCGTCCTACGACACAGTGATGAAGAGCCAGGAGCACAACCAGCAGCTTTAACCCCTCACTCTGGTGGACATATTTACTTTATGTCAGTGCCTTTTGTCTTCGGTTCTCAGCGGGAACCTTGAATGAACAATCGGTGCTATCGGTGAACGCTATCGCTGCAACGGGCTTATTCTATGCCTTAAGGCAGCCGCCCTGATCCTCAACATGGGCCAAGTAGCAGGAAGAGACTGCAGCTGGTTAAAGACTCATACAGACTGAGCCCCAGTGTAGCCTCTTTGTCTGTGTTGCGACTGATCGTGAAAGGAATTGAAATGATCACTACAGCTGCTTCACTCTCTAAACTAAGGGCCTTTCTCAAGACCATTATGCAACTTTTACAACAAAGTTGAGGGATTCACGTCAACAGATTGGCTGCAAGCCTCCTGTAGACACATAATTAGGATATTGTATTAGCCTGCTTGACTTCATGTGACCTACTACTGTGGATGCACAGCACTCTTCTTCAATCACTATAACAACTTTCCTCACAGTTCCTGTTTGTATCTGCACTCTATATTGTCATGACTTAGCACAACAATCATTCATTTCTCCAATGCAAAGTGCCTTAACCAGTGACAGCTGAATGTCAACAATACAGTGTTATTCATCTTTCAGCTTTGTATCCAGTATTTGAAGAATGTCCACTGTTAGTTCTATGTTGTGATGTTACCATAAACCTGAGTTAATGAATAGCTATGGCGCTCTCTGTGGGTGGTGTCTGTTCTCAGAAATAATGGATTGTTTATTTAAGAGGGAAACACCGAAAGGCAGAGAACAGATATGGCAGCTAATTTAAAAGCCACGTCCAAACCAAGCAAATGAACATGGATACTGTTCAGAAGCTGAGTTGCTGGCTCCTTTTTGCCAGCAGCTTGAGGCAAGGTGACCtatcaggtacacacacacacacacacacacacctgcaattTTATACCTGACCTGGCCAGGCTGTCTGCAGGCTGTAATAAGCAGCAGAGTGGAACCCTAACTGTGTTTTCTCCACCCTCACCTTCAAGCCctgacacagaacaacattaaaTCTCTTCTCACTGGTAGCACAACAGGTGCTCCAGTTACCAGTTTACACATATAAGAGCTTCAGTAGCCAGCAGTGGTTTCAGCGATGGTCGAGGGGAAACCGTATCGGTACGGGCTGATAGTAGCAGGGCTGTGCATGACCGCAGTCGGCCTGTTCATCATGACTCAGGAGCGACCGCACATCTATGGCACAATGTGCGGTCTGGGCGTCATCATGGTGTGTCTCGGGACTGTGTGGAGCCTCTGCCAGTGCTATCCCAAGGTagatacagactgtgtgtgtgttggagagaaaaacacaggaaataatatgCGATAATGTCATGCAGGGATGGTAATGGAgataattgtgtgtttgttaggtTATTTTGGCTCCTGGGATTCAGGAAGAAAGCCTAGAAGATCTAGAGTTTACTGCAGCTGCAGCAAAACATgagaggtacacacacacacacacacactgtcctaaTGGCCCACAGACAAGCGGGTGTTCATTCAGGTCTTAATGATTCCTTGTGGTCGGTCTGTGTGTCTCAGGACGCTAAGCGACCGTCATGTAGTGGGCGAACAtggcgacagcagcagcagcgtgatGTGTCTGAAGGGAGGGAGGGTCTCCACTAATACACAGTAGATTCTAATTTTATTATCTTTACAGGAAAATTAATGGTGATGTAATGGAGTAGCACTGGCAGCAGGGAGGTAATGGAGAGTGGTGAGGAAGAGAAGagcagaataaaagaaaaaggagagatgaGAGCAGTTAGAAACATGGGTGGAGACACTGTGGAACGCTTCTCTCTCCCTGAACAATGACCATTAATGTTCCCTTGATTAAAGCAATTGAGCCACAGTTAGTGTAGTGGCAAGCGGTTGAAAACCTGCATGTGAATGTTTGCAATTACATGAGTGTTCAGCAGCCAGATAAAGACATGCACACTCAGCAAATCCTGCctaaggagaaaaaaagtaagaaaatgaGGACAAAATGCTGGAACTAGACTAGCCTTTCTATTTCtgtccctccccctctcctcccccctttcttatttcattttagGCATGCTGAGGCTCTGCCAGGTTTCTGTGGCCAAAAGTCAAGTAACAGCAGACTTCTCCCCGAGGCCCTTAAGAGCCAGTGTCACAGCTGTCCCACACTGCAGCTGGTCTGAGGCAGGGACACCATCATCATGACACTCAGGACAGTGATAAGATCTCATGAtgctgtttgagtgtgtttatgtgtttttttacagcTAATGTAAGTGTCTGTTTCTATATTAACAGTTTTGCATCACTTTGTGTCAGTGTGATGTGGTTAATAAAGTCGAATGTGTGTTGCATGGTAGTTCCAGAAGATGGCACTATTTACTATATGAAAGGGAAAGGGAATTTGTATGTAAACctgagagacagtgagagacacACATGTATTTGTTAAATAAGAGGACACTGCACTGACCTACATTAACACCACTAAGACaatttttttgtataaaaaaagacactgtacTTCAGCAACTTAGTGTTGCACTTCCATAGAGACTCGCAAGAggcacatttaaaaatgaaccaTAAAAATGGGTGCAGTCGATCTCTTGACTTTTATTCTCTCCAGTATGGCGTATGAGTCAAGCTCTGAAAATAGTGGatcttcccataatgcaattcTATGCTAGTGTCTTAATTTACAGGtccatgtctttcaaacttAAAGGAGCTTTCTTGTAAACAGACCAAAGTTACATTCACATTCAGTGTTTGTCATCAAAATGCATTGCGTGTATCCTTGAGGCCTAACAAAACATGCTGAATGCATTTTGTTCCTCATAAAATATTTGGAAATATCCGTTGCTACATTTGTTGTTGATCAGCAGAATAGCGTGAAACTGGTGGCAGGAATATGGAACGTGTTTCTTATGTGCATCCTCATGCTCGTGCACCATATGAACAAATCAGGGACccacttgtaaaaaaaacatggctcTGCagcactactagtggtcaaaaactccacaaggCACCTTTAATGGCACcagtttttaacagttttaagcTTTCTGTTATGAATTTGTAGTCTCATATTAGAGGTGGCGAAAGTCACTCTGTAGAAGCACATAACCCTAGTTTCTCTTACCTATCACTATCTGGTAAAGGTGTTTAGTGGCTTAATGAGAACACCGCTATCTCTTAAAGGTGGTTAAAAATGCTGTCACACTACAACATGTCCGGTTAGAAACACAAGAGGTTGCCATTGAAGTTCGGAACGCTTTATTTATCACTGCCACCATTAGCACACACTTTCAGTTGACGTTGGGATGTGGTTGGCTTCTATGAACGCAGACAACTTCGAGAGAGTTCAACAGGGGAGGTTTTAGGCTCTATAATCCTCTCTGGCGCACTGAGTCCGATACTTTCTCTTGGAGCACAGTAACTAATTGTGCTGCATAGAATAGCGGCAGCTGTGTAATCCTATTGGCTGCTGGCTGAGGTAGAGAGGTAGACagtgtggagagagagatagcCTGACCTGGGCGGCAAAACAGCCCAAGGCAcaaaatgccccaaaatatatatacaaaaaaatactgcaaagcAGCAGATGCTATGGACTACATCAGAATGTAAATGCTCACAACCTTGTATCTCTGTCCTCTCTGATAATTTCTTCCATGCTTAAGATTTTTTACTTGAGCTGTAAGATTGAAAAATATAGTTACATAACTCCGGGAATTCAGAAGTACACAAAATTTACTTTCTCACTATTTGTCTCTACAGTAAAATTGTTGCTGTCATAATTTCCGCCAATCATCAATGCCAGAATCCCACTGGACATGCACTGTAAAGGTCAGTGTATGTGGGATCAAAGTTCAATTTATTTGAATAGTTTACCTTTAGAAAATCAGTGTACTGTTGTATGAGGCCCACTTTTAGTGAGAAAGCTCAATCtaagataaccctgatgacatcatcagggttgtTTTCTCAGTCTTGACAAAGTTCCTCCAGATCCACAGAGGACATTATGTAACTTATTACACAGGCCAAGTTGTACTCCTCATGATGAGTAAACTCTCTccatgtgtaaaatcagtggggTGCACCTTTAAGTGCACTGTAGGATTTAATAATCACttattctgttaaaaaaaaaaaaaaactacacatgAACTCACCATGGTGAGCCTCTCTGCACACAGTATGAGTTCAGGCATAAACAAACTCGCACTGACATGTATAATTCACATTGTTGTGAGCAcacatgtgaaaacagtctttacAAATTAACTTGAACTGAgaggaagttttttttctcagattgaTATTTAATAATTTCAGGGAACTTTGTGGGGAAGCATGAAACATGACTCCTCTACTGTAAGAGGTGTTTTTAACGGAGGAGAATCATTCGATACAAAAGCGGTGGCGTGAGCCCCAGGAACGTCACAAGTCCCCGCCTTATATTATAAGAATCAATTGttcgatttttttttctcaatcagAATAGATGGTTGGAGGCGTTATCTGACAGTCAGGCTCACGGCACGCGCGGCTGTCGGAGAcaccaaaacatctggatcactcagactgaaataaaaactcATCAGTGGATTTGTGTCATTTCACACTTATCCTAATTTTACTGAAAACGATCCAGGATCAGTGTGAAGAATGCGTCGCACCTCAGTCTGGATTGGCTTGGTGCTGTGTTTGTGCGCATCTTTGGCCGCGAGCGCGCAGGACTACCCCGAGGACGACGAGATGATCCTGGATCTGATCCGTGAGGACGGGACTCAACCTGAAACCGGAGCCGAGCCCGCTGCTGAGTTTCTCAGGTGCAGCAAGGTAATAATCATCATTTATCTGTCTGAGAAATCAAAGCATCTCCGTTTTTACCTGCGTTTGAGCACCTGACAATTTTCTGCGGCTGCACCCTCCACTGATGGAGTGTCACCTGTGATAAGCATTAAATCTGGAGTCATAAATGTTGAGATGTTTTTATCTGGAttcttctttggtttcatgGTGGCAAATAATCCATTAGACAATCTAGAAAATACACCACCTTATACTTAAATGTGTTCTTGCAAACCAACAACCCAAAAGttgcaaattttatttttgcatgattaaaACATGATCTGTAAATGATTAAGTTACTTTTTTTGCAAGTACGTCTCATATTTCCTGCATGCGGACAGAGCACCTGTACTCTATGTTCTCTGTGCTGTGCTGCAGGCGGCGTGGCGCGTGCCCGGTCAGTACCTGGTCATGCTGCATCAGGGGACGCACGAGTCTCATGTCCAGAGGACCATCAGGAGGCTGAGAGCCAAAGCAGCCAGGAGAGGCTACCTGGTGGAGATCCTGCAGACCTACTCTGGAGCTCTGCGCGGCTTCCTGGTCAAGATGAGCAGCGACGTCCTTCATCTGGTAACTGCTCAGCTGTTATCACGCTGCTGCTGTGCTCACCTGTATCAACCTAACATGTGGAGAACAAAAGTCTGAATTAACTTCAAGTGTGTGAAGACACCAACTATcagaaaaaatgtaatcttATGGGCTAATATcaacaaaaatgcatttcttttggctataaatgttttcagctccttggaagttttcatgttttgttgttttaactgtttgAAGCACAGTGGATTTGAAGTAATAAGGTATAAAGACTTCAgtcatatagcacctttcaaagaAGTGTTACAAAGTactttacagtaaaacaaagataaaacatgcagagaagattaaaaatgatgataagcattaaataaaatctaaatagTAAAAGGTAAAAATGAGCCACTTAAAGGAgcaatgtgtagaatttagtggcaccTAACTGTCAGGTttcagattgcaacaaactaaATACTCCCCCTTATgagcgtgtaggagaacctacattGGCTGCGAAACTCGTGAAAAATGCAAGAcgccctctctagagccagtgtttgctttgtccgttctgggctactgtagaaacatggcggtacAACATCtcgggctccatggaagaggacccgctccctctgtagatataaagggctcattctaaggtaacaaaaacccAACAAGtattattttcaggtgattatacactaattaaaacatacttatgaatattatattccatttctgccaagtcagtTCTGCTAAGATGCAAcgaaatcttacacactggtcctttaaaaaaatgacagtgattTTAGATTGTTTAGTTAGGAGTTGCAATgagataaaaatgagttttcatCTAAATAATGGAAAACATGTCATTAGCACCAGGCTTCATCAGGTCATACAATTGCACATCATCCGCCTAACAATGGTCGTCTATAGCTATTATGTCTGCAGATGATATGCCCAAAGGTGGAAATGTAGATATGTTTGCATCAGCTTTACACATCTGTGTGTGGTTGGCTATCATCAAACTTAATTATTATGACGGCCAAAATGCCCATTACACTACCATGGGACCTACTTTGATCACAcccacataaaaacattatgtatgTGTTCCTCTCAGGCGGTGATGCTCCCTCATGTCCAATATATAGAAGAGGACTCATCCATCTTTGCTCAGAGCGCCCCTTGGAACCTTCAGAGGTTACTGCAGCCTCTTGGTAGCACCTTGGAGAACGCAACATACAGGCCACCCAGTGAGTCagtctctgtctcacacacacacacacacacacacacacacacacacacacacccaaagtAATTACATTCTCAAACCTTCCGTCCTCTGCAGATGATGGAGGGTTGGCGGAGGTGTATCTGATGGATGGCAGTGTTCAGAGTTCTCACAGAGAGGTTGAAGGACGAGTGGTCATCACAGACTTCAATAACGTCCCTGAGGAGGATGGAGTCAGAGTCCATAGACAGgttacacacatatatacacacacacacacacacacacacacacacacacacacacacacacacacacacacacacacacacacacacacacacacacacacacacacacaaaggaaataCTCACACTTGCACAATACTTATATTTATAAGTGCAGTTCAATAACAAAGCTTTCAATTCCTCAGTGAGTTTCACAGTTTTGTGTgaccctctctcctctgtagGCCAGCCAGTGTGacagtcacggcacacacatgGCTGGGGTTGTGAGTGGGTCAGACTCAGGTGTTGCTCGGGGCACTGGTGTCAACCTGGTCCGTGTGCTCAACTGTCAGGGGAAGGGGACTGTGTCAGGAGCTCTGGCAGGTAGGACTCCCTCTGTCattatatgaatattatatttatgaaCAACAAATAGTCTTTggatgttttaaaaagttagtAAGATCATGCtttaaaggatagtttcacaatttttcaagtccgtcttaaaacaacagtcaggtgtccatatgaacagtgacagagattttcctcgctgtaatcatccctcctaTTCATACtagctattaaaagatctccttcaaatgtgctttcagtgtaagtgatggaggccaaaagccacagtgtgtccacacagtcattctgtgcaaaaatgtaattaaaagtttatctgaagcttcttctgaggcttcagcagtctgagttagtcatatcaagtgaatatctgccacatttagtctttttagcatcaaattccctctttgtgttttttctcagacagtgtttccctgttgagctgtggtggaagtatagtaacaaaaaaaggaactttggaactaaaaagactaacgttgaaagatatttacttgatttcacttattttgatggctgaagcttcatattagcttcagataaacttttaaatacatttttgcagacagaggcttgtggattttgcccctgatcacttacattgtaaatgaggaatgattatggaaagaaaaatctatttcaatgttcatttgagcacctacctattgttttaagacagacttgaagaaCTGTGAACCCTTCCTTTAAACCTGTTCACAGTAGTAATTTCTGTACACTGACTTTATTTTCTTACTTGAACAtcattcttctctcttcctctcaggcATGGAGTATATCCGAGCGACTTTACTGGCCCGTCCGGTGAATGCTGTTATCATTCTGCTGCCTTTCATTGGAGGCTTCAGCCGATCATTAAACGCAGCCTGTCGGGACATGGTGGCTAACGGAGCCGTGGTCATCGCAGCAGCGGGGAACTACAGAGATGACGCCTGCCTCTACTCGCCTGCTTCAGAGCCTGAGGTTACATTATAATTCATCTGAGGAGCCTGACATTTACACGCTGTACCACCTACTCACAACCATTACTCTAACTTCTCATGTGTGCAGGTCATCACAGTCGGGGCAGTAAACTCAGCCGACCAGCTCATGTCACAGGGAGCAGGTGGCAGCAACTTTGGCCGCTGCGTTGATCTGTTTGCGCCTGGTGATGACATTGTTAGTGCCAGTAGTGACTGCAGCACCTGTTTTACCTCCCGAAGTGGAACCTCCCAGGCAGCTGCACACGCTGctggtatacacacacacacacctaaaacatctaaaaacaacacaagtaacCAAAAACAAAGCATGCACCTGTGGCTGcagaataaatgatttatattcatGTGTAGGTATAGCAGCAGTGATCCTGTCGTCCAATCAGAACGCGTCACCGGTGCAGGTCCTGCAGGTGATGCTGCACTATTCCATCAGCAACAGAATCAaccttctccctctgtctgaaACACATCATCTCACTACTCCAAACCTGCTGGCAGCTATGCCTCCTGCCAACAACACAACAAGTTAGTGACTCACACTTTGTGATCTTACACACACGAACAGCATCTGTGTGTAGTTTACACTGTGTGCTCACTTGGGTGTGTAGGTGGGGAGCTTCTGTGTCGGTCAGTGTGGTCAGAGAGGTCAGGGGTCACGAACACGGACAAGACTATCAGTCGCTGTCGTCAGGGGGAGGAGATGATGGGCTGCAGCAGCTACGCTCCTGACGGTGTACGCGTGGGAGAAACTGTTGCTGTGAGTTTAAATGGACTTCTCTAAAAATCTTTCATCTAATGTCCACAAACATCAGAAGTGACTGATGCTTCAATTCTGTGTTAACAGGTGAACAGCGGGCAGATGGAGTGTGTTGCCTATAATGGTGCTGGGGGTAAAGGTGTGTATGCTGTGGCCCGTTGCTGTGTGAAGAGTGGTCTACAGTGCCAGGTCCATGCTAGTCGTGAGCCTGGGCAAGATGCTGAGTGTGACGGCCTGCAGCACCACCTGTCTGGTACGTCACAGATAGGATCATACTACTGACAGAGcttaaaggggatgtattatgcacatttccaggtctttatttttattctggggatctaatggaatatctttgcatgttttacggttaaaaaactcctttatcttatactggatctttatgcagctcctcagttcagccccTGTCTataacaggctgttttagctcctgtctatTTAAGGACCCCCTCCtgaggagcccactctgttctgattggttagcttctggaagACGTCTCTTAgcaaatacattcatacatgtttgagccaaaaactgatctgaaatatgcgagtggacaacatgaacaaaccATGAAATAACCTGAGCAACAAATGCTACTTAATGGACATaagccctggtttttgacttccagggagtattttt
Encoded proteins:
- the bsnd gene encoding barttin codes for the protein MVEGKPYRYGLIVAGLCMTAVGLFIMTQERPHIYGTMCGLGVIMVCLGTVWSLCQCYPKVILAPGIQEESLEDLEFTAAAAKHERHAEALPGFCGQKSSNSRLLPEALKSQCHSCPTLQLV
- the pcsk9 gene encoding proprotein convertase subtilisin/kexin type 9 gives rise to the protein MRRTSVWIGLVLCLCASLAASAQDYPEDDEMILDLIREDGTQPETGAEPAAEFLRCSKAAWRVPGQYLVMLHQGTHESHVQRTIRRLRAKAARRGYLVEILQTYSGALRGFLVKMSSDVLHLAVMLPHVQYIEEDSSIFAQSAPWNLQRLLQPLGSTLENATYRPPNDGGLAEVYLMDGSVQSSHREVEGRVVITDFNNVPEEDGVRVHRQASQCDSHGTHMAGVVSGSDSGVARGTGVNLVRVLNCQGKGTVSGALAGMEYIRATLLARPVNAVIILLPFIGGFSRSLNAACRDMVANGAVVIAAAGNYRDDACLYSPASEPEVITVGAVNSADQLMSQGAGGSNFGRCVDLFAPGDDIVSASSDCSTCFTSRSGTSQAAAHAAGIAAVILSSNQNASPVQVLQVMLHYSISNRINLLPLSETHHLTTPNLLAAMPPANNTTSGELLCRSVWSERSGVTNTDKTISRCRQGEEMMGCSSYAPDGVRVGETVAVNSGQMECVAYNGAGGKGVYAVARCCVKSGLQCQVHASREPGQDAECDGLQHHLSGCTSRSTAEILSDSRPHHGDRRRCVVKEEVTSHAVCCHAPSLECNLLENISADKEQVEVSCPSGWTLTDCSAVSQGSAILGPVARGNSCHVRTATGADGAAGIAVCCRIRPPEQPTTTPH